The genomic segment AGAAGGATCTCCCTGTAACTTTTCCCCCCACTCGCACGTATATTCCTATGGGGAAGCTCCAATGGAGAAAGATCTGAGCCCTGTTATCCAGCGGGTTCTTGCAGGGGAATTTGAGGCTTTTGAAGAGATTGTGGAAGCTTGCCAAAAACCCGTGTACAATCTGGCTTTCCGTTTGCTACAGGACCATGAAGATGCCAAGGATGTGGCTCAGGAGGCGTTCCTCCGGGCTTTCAGAAACCTCAGCTTTTACGATTCAAAAAGACCTTTTATCCGATGGCTCCTGGCTATAGTTTACAATCTTTCCATGGATTGTCTGCGCCGGCGGACAAAGGAGAAGAAGGCGATGAAGGCGGCTTCATTTATGGCCAGGCATAAGAGCCAGAGCTTCAATCCTTCCGGGATAGAATGGCAGGAATTGCTCAATAAACTTGAGGAAGGGGATAGGGCTATCGTGATCCTTAAATACTGGCACGGATTTACCTGCAGCGAGATAGGGGAAATCGTGGGATTGGGGGAAGAAGCTGTTAAAGCGAGGCTTCACAGGGCAAGGCTTCGCCTGGCGGATGAGCTCAGGAGGGAAGGGTGGCTGCCCTGATATCCTGCCGGGAAGCTGCTGAAAAAATGATGGAGGCTTTAGAAGGGTTCCCAGCTACGGAACTCCTGCATCACCTGGCCTGCTGCGGAGATTGCCTCGCCCGCTGGAAAGCCCTTGAAAGTGTGCACGCCTTGTTGCAAGAATCTTACCCCGCTGTTGAGCCTCCTCCAGAACTCAAAGCCGGAGTGATGGCTGCCGTCAGGAGGGAAATGGCGGCAAGGAAAGCCTTCAGGATTCTGGTGGCTTTGGTGTTGATTCCCTTCGCTGGAATAACCCTGGCACTCATTCTATCCAGCGCAGCTTTTAGGTTCTGGACCATCCTGCCGGCCGTTAAGGTCATGTTGGAGATAGCTTCGGACTGGTTCTGGCGGTGGGCAGAGTTAATAGCGCTGATTTTGGGGATAGTCCAGCTCATCCCCGGGCTTGCCCTATATCCCGTTGCAGCCTTATTGCTTTTTCTGGCAACTCTTGTCAATCTTATCAAGAGGAGGACAAGACATGAAATGGCTTAAAGTGTTGCTCACAATCGCCGTCATCCTTTCCCTCGGTATGAGCATTGGCCCCGCCTTCGCCTTTGAAGGGCGAGGAGGGGAAAGGGTTGTGATTGAGGAGGGGCAGACTGTTGAAGATGATCTCTTTGTCGGCGCCCGCGAGTTTGTCCTAAAGGGTGTGGTCAAGGGTGACCTGATAGTTGCTGCCCAGGAAATAAAAATAGAAAAGTCAGGGGTTGTGGAAGGCGACCTTTTTGCTGCGGGTCAAACTATAGAGGTCAACGGGAAGATCACGGATGACATC from the Anaerolineae bacterium genome contains:
- a CDS encoding sigma-70 family RNA polymerase sigma factor, which codes for MEKDLSPVIQRVLAGEFEAFEEIVEACQKPVYNLAFRLLQDHEDAKDVAQEAFLRAFRNLSFYDSKRPFIRWLLAIVYNLSMDCLRRRTKEKKAMKAASFMARHKSQSFNPSGIEWQELLNKLEEGDRAIVILKYWHGFTCSEIGEIVGLGEEAVKARLHRARLRLADELRREGWLP